The following coding sequences lie in one bacterium genomic window:
- the rplK gene encoding 50S ribosomal protein L11, translating into MAKQITGFIRLQIPAGAATPAPPIGPALGQKQVNIMDFCKQFNARTEKDKGMIIPVVITVYKDKSFSFITKTPPAAILIKKAIKLEKGSGEPNRNKVGTISQAAIREIAEIKMKDLNANTVEMAMRMVEGTCRSMGVNVTN; encoded by the coding sequence ATGGCAAAGCAAATTACCGGATTCATTCGCCTGCAAATTCCCGCTGGAGCGGCGACGCCTGCTCCTCCGATTGGTCCTGCGCTCGGTCAGAAGCAGGTCAATATCATGGACTTCTGCAAGCAGTTCAATGCCCGCACCGAGAAAGACAAGGGAATGATCATTCCTGTCGTTATTACGGTGTATAAGGACAAGAGTTTTAGTTTTATCACCAAGACTCCGCCGGCAGCCATCCTGATTAAGAAGGCCATCAAGCTGGAAAAGGGATCCGGCGAGCCGAACCGCAACAAGGTCGGCACGATTTCGCAGGCGGCCATTCGCGAAATCGCGGAAATTAAAATGAAGGATTTGAATGCCAACACCGTGGAGATGGCCATGCGAATGGTCGAAGGCACATGCCGCTCCATGGGTGTCAACGTTACAAATTAA
- the rpsL gene encoding 30S ribosomal protein S12: protein MPTIQQLIRSGREAAQYKSSAPALMNCPQRRGVCTRVYTTTPKKPNSALRKVARVKLTNGVVVTAYIPGEGHNLQEHSLVMIRGGRVKDLPGVRYHIIRGILDTAGVDGRKQGRSKYGTKKKAAVQTKGKK from the coding sequence TTGCCCACGATTCAACAACTTATCCGTTCAGGCCGGGAAGCTGCGCAATATAAGTCTTCCGCACCGGCTCTGATGAACTGCCCGCAGCGGCGGGGGGTATGCACTCGTGTCTACACTACTACCCCCAAGAAGCCGAACTCTGCGCTGCGCAAAGTCGCACGTGTCAAGCTGACAAACGGCGTCGTCGTGACGGCTTATATTCCCGGAGAAGGACACAACCTTCAGGAACACTCTCTGGTCATGATTCGCGGTGGTCGTGTCAAGGACTTGCCGGGCGTGCGTTACCATATTATTCGCGGAATTCTGGATACCGCCGGAGTGGATGGCCGCAAGCAAGGCCGCTCGAAGTACGGCACGAAGAAGAAAGCCGCCGTTCAAACCAAGGGCAAGAAGTAG
- the rplA gene encoding 50S ribosomal protein L1 — MRYSKRVKRNRETVDRRVELPLSSAIAALKTAAKVKFDETVEVAVRLGVDPKKADQVVRGTVTLPHGTGKTVRVVAVTKTKISEAQEAGADYAGFEDILERIKGGWTDFDVLVATPEVMADLGKLGKILGPRGLMPNPKAGTVTPNLGNAVRDVKGGKVEFRVDKYGILHLGVGRLSFSPQALQENIEEFFRNIMRAKPATAKGQYVKSVFLTSTMGPGIRIARAEVEGARLH, encoded by the coding sequence TTGCGATATTCAAAGCGCGTCAAGCGCAACAGAGAAACCGTGGATCGTCGTGTGGAGCTGCCTCTCTCCAGCGCGATTGCGGCTCTCAAAACCGCAGCCAAAGTGAAGTTCGACGAAACTGTCGAAGTCGCCGTTCGGCTCGGTGTCGATCCCAAGAAGGCGGATCAAGTGGTTCGTGGTACGGTGACGCTGCCGCACGGCACTGGAAAGACTGTTCGTGTGGTGGCTGTGACAAAGACGAAAATCAGCGAAGCCCAGGAAGCCGGAGCGGATTACGCGGGATTCGAAGACATCCTTGAACGAATCAAGGGTGGTTGGACGGATTTCGACGTGCTGGTTGCAACACCGGAAGTGATGGCTGATCTGGGTAAACTCGGTAAGATCCTCGGGCCCCGAGGGTTGATGCCGAATCCAAAAGCCGGAACGGTTACGCCTAATCTCGGAAATGCCGTGCGCGACGTAAAGGGCGGCAAGGTCGAGTTTCGCGTGGACAAGTACGGCATTTTGCATCTGGGCGTGGGCCGTTTGAGTTTCTCACCACAGGCGCTGCAGGAGAACATTGAAGAGTTCTTCCGCAACATCATGCGTGCGAAGCCGGCGACGGCTAAAGGGCAGTATGTAAAAAGCGTGTTCTTGACTTCTACCATGGGACCGGGAATCCGGATCGCCCGTGCGGAAGTTGAAGGCGCCCGGTTGCACTAA
- the rplL gene encoding 50S ribosomal protein L7/L12 has product MTVLELVELKKALEDKFGVTAAAPMMMGAMPMMGAAPAAAVEEKTEFDVILMEAGANKIQVIKVVRELTGLGLKEAKDLVDGAPKPVKEGMPKDEAEKIKAKLVEQGAKVEIK; this is encoded by the coding sequence ATGACCGTGCTTGAGCTTGTTGAGCTCAAGAAGGCACTGGAAGACAAGTTCGGCGTCACTGCCGCCGCGCCGATGATGATGGGCGCGATGCCGATGATGGGCGCCGCCCCGGCAGCCGCAGTAGAAGAAAAGACCGAGTTCGACGTCATTCTTATGGAAGCTGGCGCCAACAAGATTCAGGTCATTAAGGTTGTCCGTGAGTTGACCGGCTTGGGTCTGAAGGAAGCGAAGGACCTTGTCGACGGCGCGCCGAAGCCTGTCAAGGAAGGCATGCCGAAGGATGAAGCTGAGAAGATCAAGGCCAAGCTCGTGGAACAAGGCGCAAAGGTCGAGATTAAGTAA
- the rpoB gene encoding DNA-directed RNA polymerase subunit beta: MPDLLEVQLKSFRDFLQADVPPNRRRSVGLEAVFRNIFPIIDNRETHILEYVDYQVERPKYEEDECRERGVTFQAALKAKLRLSSRDETSDVGSFDQTIESEVYLGNLPLMTTSGTFIINGAERVIVSQLHRSPGVFFGEDTHPNGKKIYSARIIPFRGSWIEISTDINDVLNVYVDRRKKFPATTLLRAMGYQNNRDILDLFGFVETVPTNRKELNKEVGRRLVSDAVNSSTGEVVATAGAELTDELIGKLYEAGVQSIDLSKAKKKDVSYDILINTVNKDKSTSPDHALEVIYRELRSGDAPDIDTARKFLDRLLFDEKRYDLGAVGRYRLNSKLELNVPAEITVLTPDDIVAIMKHVLKLRTGRAASDDIDHLGNRRVRTVGEQLANQFSVALSRMARTIKERMNLRDSNALTPQDLINVRTISSVINSFFGTNQLSQFLDMVNPLTELTHKRRLSALGPGGLTRERAGFEVRDVHYTHYGRLCPIETPEGPNIGLISSLCTYARINDMGFVETPYRIVKGGKVTKTIKYLSADEEDRVTIAQANTPINQKGEFLTDRAKCRNRADFPVAQPDHIEYMDVAPAQIVSVAAALIPFLEHDDANRALMGSNMQRQAVPLLRPEAPYVGTGMERKAAIDSRTMIVAPSDGVVEYVDSDKIIFRPQPIVDESGEEGPQPESITFKLKKFVRTNQDTCLNQKPSVTEGDEVKAGHVLADGCATDRGELALGRNALVAFMPWHGYNFEDSIIVSERIVFDDIYTSINIEELELQVRETKRGEEELTREIPNVSEDAVKNLDEMGIIRIGAIVRPGDILVGKVTPKGETDLTPEDKLLKAIFGDKAGDVKDASLKAHTGMNGIVINTKLFSRKKKDAKTRKEDKKLIEDLEAKYERERQRLRRQLSEELYAILRGHKAREIRNRDETEVMVSEGSAFSESLLQQLNFDALETGYQWTTNEGLNEMIAQAFDKFRERLFEHETELKNEKYRIEVGDELPPGIVQLVRVYVAQRRKLSVGDKMAGRHGNKGVVGKVVPVEDMPFLADGTPVDIILNPLSVPSRMNIGQLFETTLGWAAHRLGVHFATPVFDGAKTADVEEWLDRAGLPHSGKSYLFDGRTGERFKEETAVGFMYVLKLSHLVDDKIHARSIGPYSLITQQPLGGKAQFGGQRFGEMEVWALEAYGASYILQEILTIKSDDVNGRARTYEAIVKGDNLPAPGIPESFHVLVNELRGLGIDVELRE; this comes from the coding sequence ATGCCGGACCTGTTGGAGGTTCAGCTTAAGTCATTTCGCGATTTCTTGCAGGCTGATGTGCCGCCCAACCGCCGCCGGTCTGTAGGGCTTGAGGCGGTGTTCCGCAACATCTTCCCGATCATTGACAATCGGGAAACTCACATTCTCGAGTACGTCGACTATCAGGTGGAGCGGCCCAAGTACGAAGAAGATGAATGTCGTGAACGCGGTGTCACTTTTCAAGCCGCGCTGAAAGCTAAACTTCGCCTGTCGTCACGCGATGAAACCAGCGACGTCGGAAGCTTCGATCAAACGATTGAAAGCGAAGTCTACTTGGGCAATTTGCCCTTGATGACGACATCAGGCACGTTTATCATCAATGGTGCTGAGCGCGTCATCGTTTCGCAGCTGCATCGCAGTCCCGGTGTTTTCTTCGGTGAAGATACTCACCCGAACGGGAAGAAGATCTATTCGGCGCGTATTATTCCGTTTCGCGGGTCGTGGATCGAGATTTCCACGGACATCAACGACGTCCTCAATGTCTATGTCGATCGCCGGAAGAAGTTTCCTGCCACGACCCTGCTACGGGCGATGGGCTATCAGAACAATCGCGACATCCTCGATTTGTTCGGCTTCGTGGAAACGGTGCCGACCAACCGCAAGGAATTGAACAAGGAAGTCGGTCGCCGGCTGGTCTCTGACGCCGTGAACTCATCAACCGGTGAAGTTGTGGCAACGGCTGGTGCAGAACTCACGGACGAATTGATCGGTAAACTCTACGAAGCTGGAGTGCAGTCGATCGACCTTTCCAAGGCCAAGAAGAAAGATGTTTCCTATGACATTCTGATCAACACGGTCAACAAGGACAAGTCGACGTCGCCGGACCACGCGCTCGAAGTGATCTATCGCGAGCTGCGCAGCGGTGATGCGCCTGACATCGATACGGCACGCAAGTTCCTCGATCGACTGCTTTTCGATGAAAAGCGCTATGACTTGGGTGCTGTTGGGCGTTACCGACTGAACAGCAAACTCGAGCTGAACGTTCCCGCGGAAATCACAGTGCTGACACCAGATGACATCGTTGCTATCATGAAGCACGTGCTCAAGCTTCGCACGGGCCGTGCGGCCTCTGATGACATCGATCATCTCGGCAATCGCCGGGTGCGCACAGTAGGTGAGCAGCTGGCCAACCAATTCAGTGTGGCCCTGTCGCGTATGGCGAGGACTATCAAGGAGCGGATGAATCTCCGCGACTCGAATGCGCTGACGCCGCAGGATTTGATCAATGTACGGACGATTTCCTCGGTCATCAACAGCTTCTTTGGAACCAATCAGCTCTCGCAGTTCCTCGACATGGTGAACCCGTTGACCGAGCTGACGCACAAGCGCCGTCTGTCGGCACTGGGTCCCGGTGGGTTGACGCGCGAACGCGCAGGCTTCGAAGTGCGAGACGTGCACTACACCCACTATGGCAGACTCTGTCCGATTGAGACGCCGGAAGGGCCGAACATCGGTCTGATATCCTCGCTTTGCACCTACGCGCGCATCAACGATATGGGATTTGTTGAAACTCCCTATCGTATCGTAAAGGGCGGCAAAGTCACCAAGACGATCAAGTATCTGTCTGCGGATGAAGAAGACCGTGTCACGATAGCTCAAGCGAACACGCCGATCAATCAGAAAGGCGAATTCTTGACTGACCGCGCGAAGTGCCGAAATCGCGCAGACTTCCCGGTCGCTCAGCCCGACCATATCGAGTATATGGACGTTGCTCCTGCGCAGATCGTTTCCGTCGCCGCGGCCTTGATTCCGTTTCTTGAGCATGACGACGCGAATCGTGCACTCATGGGATCAAACATGCAGCGTCAGGCGGTACCGCTCCTGCGCCCGGAAGCCCCTTATGTGGGGACGGGGATGGAACGCAAGGCCGCAATTGACTCGCGCACGATGATTGTCGCGCCTTCCGACGGTGTTGTTGAATACGTGGATAGCGACAAGATTATCTTTCGACCTCAACCGATTGTGGACGAAAGCGGCGAGGAAGGCCCTCAGCCGGAATCCATCACGTTCAAACTTAAGAAATTCGTCCGAACCAATCAGGACACCTGTTTGAATCAGAAACCCTCCGTTACAGAGGGTGATGAAGTGAAGGCCGGCCATGTGTTGGCGGATGGTTGTGCAACTGATCGCGGCGAGCTTGCCTTGGGACGCAATGCTTTGGTGGCCTTCATGCCCTGGCATGGGTACAACTTTGAAGACTCCATTATCGTCTCCGAGCGAATCGTGTTTGACGACATCTACACGTCGATCAACATCGAAGAACTGGAACTCCAAGTTCGCGAAACGAAGCGCGGTGAGGAAGAGCTGACCCGCGAAATTCCAAACGTGTCGGAAGACGCGGTCAAGAATCTCGATGAAATGGGCATCATCCGCATCGGAGCCATTGTGCGTCCGGGCGACATTCTGGTCGGAAAGGTTACGCCCAAGGGCGAAACCGACTTGACTCCCGAAGACAAGCTCCTGAAGGCTATCTTTGGTGACAAGGCGGGCGATGTTAAGGACGCGAGCTTGAAGGCGCACACCGGAATGAATGGCATCGTGATTAACACGAAGCTTTTCAGCAGGAAGAAGAAGGACGCGAAAACCCGCAAGGAAGACAAGAAGCTGATCGAGGATCTCGAGGCGAAGTACGAGCGCGAGCGTCAGCGTTTGCGCCGCCAGCTTTCTGAAGAACTCTACGCGATCCTGCGCGGGCACAAGGCACGGGAAATCAGAAACCGTGATGAAACCGAAGTGATGGTCTCTGAAGGATCGGCGTTCAGCGAGTCGCTCCTGCAGCAGTTGAATTTCGACGCGCTCGAGACCGGCTACCAATGGACGACGAACGAAGGCCTTAACGAGATGATCGCACAGGCGTTCGACAAATTCCGCGAACGGCTTTTCGAGCATGAGACCGAACTGAAGAACGAGAAGTACCGGATCGAAGTCGGTGACGAACTGCCGCCGGGGATTGTTCAGCTGGTCCGTGTCTACGTCGCGCAGCGCAGAAAACTGTCGGTAGGCGACAAGATGGCGGGTCGCCATGGTAACAAGGGCGTGGTCGGGAAAGTTGTTCCGGTTGAAGATATGCCGTTTCTGGCTGACGGAACGCCCGTCGATATCATCTTGAATCCGCTGTCGGTGCCGTCACGTATGAATATCGGACAGCTTTTTGAAACGACGCTCGGCTGGGCGGCACATCGACTCGGCGTGCACTTCGCAACTCCTGTGTTCGACGGTGCTAAAACCGCAGATGTTGAAGAGTGGCTCGATCGCGCAGGACTTCCGCACAGCGGTAAGAGCTATTTGTTTGACGGCCGAACCGGTGAACGCTTCAAGGAAGAGACCGCCGTCGGTTTCATGTATGTCTTGAAACTCTCGCACTTGGTTGACGATAAGATTCACGCAAGGTCGATTGGACCGTATAGTTTGATTACACAGCAGCCGCTGGGTGGTAAGGCGCAGTTCGGTGGTCAGCGTTTCGGAGAAATGGAAGTCTGGGCGCTTGAGGCCTACGGTGCGTCTTACATCCTCCAAGAGATTCTGACGATCAAGTCCGATGACGTAAACGGCCGCGCGCGTACTTACGAAGCTATCGTCAAGGGTGATAATCTGCCTGCACCCGGCATTCCTGAATCCTTCCACGTGCTCGTCAACGAGTTGCGCGGCTTGGGTATTGACGTGGAATTACGCGAGTAG
- the rpoC gene encoding DNA-directed RNA polymerase subunit beta': MLHFAAATEHEPRRYSEIAVSLASPDTILSWSHGEVTKPETINYRSYKPEKDGLFCEKIFGPVKDWECHCGKYRGIRYKGIVCDRCGVEVTKKDVRRKRMGHIALAVPVVHIWYFRSLPSKISYVLNMSTRELEQVIYYESYAVIHPGRADLRRKDLLSENEYLEVLQQLGPQDALPPEERFVAKMGGDAIRDLLASEDVDSLSDELRAQIKVETSAQRKADAIKKLRVIESFKRYEGDKLNQPDWMVMSVVPVVPPDLRPLVPLEGGRFATSDLNDLYRRVIIRNNRLKRLIEIRAPEVILRNEKRMLQEAVDSLFDNGRKSVAVRSDGNRPLKSLSDNLKGKQGRFRQNLLGKRVDYSGRSVIVVGPELRLHECGLPKEMAVELFKPFIIRKLIEYQYSKTVKSAKRLVERKTDEVWAILEEIIQDHPVLLNRAPTLHRLGIQAFQPLLIEGKAIRLHPLVCQAFNADFDGDQMAVHVPLSFEAQVEARLLMLASNNILHPANGRPITVPHQDMVLGLYYLTKRKLGEPFQGKVFADAGEVILAYNDGRIGLHTVIHVRVGDKLIETTVGRVIFNQILPEDVRGKRYFNEMLAKKRIEEIIFYCVQTVGIAPTSVFLDNLKKLGFEIATGSGISIGLADIEIPPEKDRLVQAAYKRVDEVQTQYSDGIISDGERYNKIIDIWTHTSTDIAEVMFAKLRDSKDGFNSVFMMADSGARGSKEQIRQLAGMRGLMAKPQKSLTGQKGEIIESPITANFKEGLTVLEYFISTHGARKGLADTALKTADAGYLTRRLVDVAQDVIIREFDCQTLRGITLEEVQEGEEVTEQLHERVMGRVLADDVFDPVTNEKILDANTLVREAEASLLAKAGVTKLRIRSVLTCESSRGVCARCYGVHLATGRMVDIGEAVGVMAAQSVGEPGTQLTLRTFHIGGAASRDVSESKREAKKSGRALFENVDFIVREDGTRISIRRSGIIKLLDDNNRTVARYKLPYGAHVYVEEGEVVKNGHLLFEWDPYADSILASKSGKVHFIDIRQDSTIHDVVDEQTGMKQKVIMESRDRKLNPHIVIIDADGSRLANHVLPIGAQLLVEDGAEVKIGDPLAKMTRKSQAIRDITGGLPRVTELFEARKPKDPAIVTEIDGIVRFGGMKRGVRIVTVTSEDGSMSKNYAVPYGKHILVHDHDRVSAGEKITEGSVAPQDILAIQGPNRVQEYLAKEIQEVYRSQGVAINDKHIEVIVRQMLQKVRIDDPGDTRYLEGDHVDRIKFTRENEQLVNRVVVEEPGDSGFRIGQILDRTEVNRQNRALKSDGKDPAKTRPARPATYSPVLLGITQASLSTDSFISAASFQQTTSVLTDAAISNKVDYLSGLKENVILGHLIPAGTGLSRYNKLEIVRPAAEEEELARDFRIEMSELMQSLEHGSAAIEEDIGEIAQNSANPPVSPE, encoded by the coding sequence ATGCTGCATTTCGCTGCTGCAACAGAGCACGAACCCCGCAGATACTCCGAAATTGCCGTCAGCCTCGCGTCACCCGACACGATTCTGTCGTGGTCGCATGGCGAGGTAACCAAACCTGAAACCATCAACTACCGCAGCTATAAGCCGGAAAAAGACGGCTTGTTCTGCGAAAAAATCTTTGGCCCCGTCAAGGACTGGGAGTGCCATTGCGGTAAGTATCGCGGAATCCGCTATAAAGGAATTGTCTGCGATCGCTGCGGTGTGGAAGTGACGAAGAAAGACGTCCGCCGCAAGCGTATGGGCCACATCGCGCTGGCCGTACCCGTTGTGCATATCTGGTATTTCCGCAGTCTGCCCTCGAAAATCAGCTATGTGCTGAACATGAGCACGCGTGAACTCGAGCAGGTCATCTATTACGAGTCGTACGCCGTGATTCATCCGGGTCGAGCGGACTTGCGGCGCAAGGACTTGCTTTCCGAAAACGAGTACCTTGAGGTATTGCAGCAACTGGGTCCGCAGGATGCCCTGCCGCCGGAAGAGCGTTTTGTTGCAAAGATGGGTGGTGATGCAATCCGCGACTTGCTGGCAAGCGAGGATGTCGATTCTTTGTCCGATGAGTTGCGCGCTCAGATCAAGGTGGAAACAAGTGCTCAGCGCAAAGCGGACGCGATCAAGAAATTGCGCGTGATTGAGTCGTTCAAACGCTACGAGGGTGACAAACTGAACCAGCCGGACTGGATGGTCATGTCAGTCGTCCCCGTTGTCCCGCCGGATCTCCGTCCGCTGGTGCCATTGGAAGGAGGCCGCTTTGCGACGTCCGACCTGAATGATCTCTACCGCCGCGTAATCATCAGAAACAATCGACTGAAGCGCTTGATTGAGATTCGCGCACCTGAGGTCATTCTGCGCAACGAAAAGCGCATGCTTCAGGAAGCGGTTGACTCGCTCTTTGACAACGGCCGCAAATCCGTCGCGGTGCGTTCGGACGGCAATCGTCCCTTGAAGAGTCTGTCCGACAACTTGAAAGGCAAGCAGGGCCGATTCCGCCAGAATCTGCTGGGCAAGCGTGTGGACTATTCCGGCCGTTCCGTCATCGTCGTCGGCCCCGAATTGCGCCTGCACGAATGCGGTCTGCCAAAGGAAATGGCGGTCGAGCTGTTCAAGCCGTTCATCATTCGCAAACTGATCGAGTATCAATACTCGAAGACAGTGAAGTCCGCCAAGCGTCTGGTCGAAAGGAAGACGGACGAAGTGTGGGCGATTCTGGAAGAAATTATTCAGGATCATCCGGTTCTCCTGAATCGTGCGCCGACGTTGCACCGTCTCGGCATTCAGGCGTTTCAGCCGCTGCTGATTGAAGGCAAGGCAATACGACTGCATCCGCTCGTCTGTCAGGCATTCAACGCCGACTTCGACGGTGACCAGATGGCCGTGCACGTACCGCTCTCGTTTGAGGCGCAGGTTGAAGCCCGCCTGCTCATGCTCGCGAGCAACAACATCCTGCACCCCGCCAACGGCCGCCCGATCACGGTTCCACACCAGGACATGGTGCTCGGATTGTACTATTTGACGAAGCGCAAACTCGGTGAACCGTTCCAAGGTAAGGTTTTCGCTGACGCCGGCGAAGTGATCCTCGCGTACAATGACGGCCGGATCGGCTTGCATACTGTGATTCACGTGCGTGTCGGTGACAAACTGATTGAAACGACTGTGGGAAGAGTGATCTTCAATCAGATTCTACCTGAAGATGTCCGTGGCAAGCGTTACTTCAACGAGATGCTTGCAAAGAAGCGCATTGAAGAGATCATTTTCTATTGTGTGCAAACTGTCGGCATCGCCCCGACCTCCGTGTTTCTTGACAACCTAAAGAAGCTCGGTTTCGAGATCGCCACCGGATCGGGAATCTCCATCGGCCTCGCGGACATCGAGATCCCACCGGAAAAGGATCGACTGGTGCAAGCCGCCTATAAGAGGGTGGATGAAGTTCAGACGCAATACTCCGATGGTATCATTTCTGACGGTGAGCGCTACAACAAGATCATCGACATCTGGACTCACACCAGTACCGACATCGCCGAGGTGATGTTTGCCAAACTCCGTGACTCGAAGGATGGTTTTAACTCGGTGTTCATGATGGCGGATTCGGGTGCTCGTGGTTCCAAGGAACAGATTCGTCAGCTCGCTGGTATGCGCGGTCTGATGGCCAAGCCGCAGAAGTCGCTGACTGGACAAAAGGGTGAAATCATTGAAAGCCCGATTACGGCCAACTTCAAGGAAGGTCTGACCGTTCTCGAGTACTTTATTTCAACGCACGGTGCGCGTAAGGGTCTGGCCGATACGGCGCTCAAGACCGCCGACGCCGGCTACCTCACCCGTCGTTTGGTTGACGTGGCTCAGGATGTCATTATCCGCGAGTTCGATTGTCAGACACTGCGCGGAATCACGCTGGAGGAAGTTCAGGAAGGCGAGGAAGTCACTGAGCAACTGCATGAACGCGTGATGGGACGCGTTTTGGCCGATGATGTATTTGATCCCGTCACGAATGAGAAGATTCTGGACGCCAACACGCTCGTGCGTGAAGCTGAGGCCAGTTTGCTGGCGAAGGCCGGTGTCACAAAACTTCGGATTCGTTCGGTCTTGACCTGCGAAAGTTCGCGGGGTGTCTGCGCACGTTGTTACGGAGTTCATCTCGCCACGGGCCGAATGGTCGATATTGGCGAAGCCGTTGGCGTGATGGCGGCGCAATCCGTCGGAGAGCCTGGCACGCAGTTGACCTTGCGTACGTTCCACATCGGTGGTGCCGCATCGCGCGACGTGTCAGAATCCAAGCGTGAAGCGAAAAAGTCAGGACGTGCCCTCTTCGAAAACGTCGACTTCATCGTCAGGGAAGACGGGACGCGCATTTCCATTCGCCGCTCAGGCATTATCAAGTTGCTCGATGACAACAACCGCACCGTCGCGCGTTACAAGCTGCCCTACGGCGCGCATGTGTATGTCGAAGAAGGTGAAGTCGTCAAGAACGGTCACCTCCTGTTCGAGTGGGACCCGTATGCTGACTCGATTCTTGCTTCAAAGTCAGGCAAGGTGCACTTCATTGATATCCGTCAGGACAGCACGATTCATGATGTCGTCGATGAGCAGACCGGCATGAAGCAGAAGGTCATTATGGAATCGCGCGACCGCAAGCTGAATCCGCACATCGTGATTATTGACGCGGACGGAAGCCGCTTGGCTAATCATGTGCTCCCGATTGGTGCTCAATTGTTAGTGGAAGATGGTGCCGAAGTCAAAATCGGCGACCCGCTTGCCAAGATGACGCGTAAGTCTCAAGCCATTCGCGACATCACCGGCGGTCTGCCGCGCGTCACCGAGTTGTTTGAAGCACGGAAACCCAAAGATCCTGCTATCGTCACAGAGATCGACGGAATTGTTCGTTTCGGCGGTATGAAGCGCGGCGTGCGCATCGTAACGGTTACGTCGGAAGATGGGTCCATGTCGAAGAATTACGCCGTACCTTACGGAAAGCATATTCTCGTCCACGATCATGACCGAGTGTCCGCCGGTGAAAAGATCACCGAAGGCTCGGTTGCTCCTCAGGACATTTTGGCGATTCAGGGTCCGAACCGTGTTCAGGAGTATCTCGCCAAGGAGATTCAGGAAGTCTATCGCTCGCAGGGCGTGGCCATCAATGACAAGCACATCGAGGTGATTGTCCGGCAGATGCTTCAGAAAGTGCGGATAGACGATCCGGGTGACACTCGCTACCTCGAAGGCGACCACGTGGACCGTATCAAGTTCACCCGTGAAAACGAGCAGCTTGTCAATAGAGTGGTGGTCGAGGAACCGGGTGATTCCGGTTTCCGAATCGGCCAGATCTTGGACAGAACAGAAGTCAATCGTCAGAACCGTGCGCTGAAGAGTGATGGCAAGGATCCTGCAAAGACCCGTCCCGCGCGTCCGGCGACCTACTCTCCGGTTCTGCTTGGAATCACGCAGGCCAGTCTCTCGACGGACAGCTTCATTTCGGCAGCCAGTTTCCAGCAGACCACGAGCGTCTTGACAGATGCCGCGATCAGCAACAAGGTCGACTATCTGTCGGGACTCAAGGAAAACGTGATTCTCGGTCACCTGATTCCGGCGGGAACCGGACTCAGCCGATACAACAAGTTGGAGATCGTGCGGCCCGCTGCGGAAGAGGAAGAATTGGCGCGGGACTTCCGGATTGAGATGTCTGAATTGATGCAGTCTTTGGAGCACGGTTCTGCCGCAATTGAGGAGGACATTGGCGAAATTGCGCAAAATAGCGCAAATCCGCCGGTTTCTCCAGAATAA
- the rplJ gene encoding 50S ribosomal protein L10, protein MALADLQNRVIRPEKVAIVTDFSDRVGRASGIYLTDNLGLSVAEMTELRRECFQNKVDFMIVKNTFARIVLKEKGYEDILNLLDGPTAIAIGYDDPASPARILDKFASTHERLKLKGIIFDGKIMPASQITAIKDLPTREQALSGLIAAIYGPVQGFYNVINAVLRDFVSVIDQIAEKKQG, encoded by the coding sequence ATGGCATTAGCTGACTTGCAGAATCGCGTTATTCGGCCCGAAAAGGTCGCCATCGTCACGGACTTCAGTGACAGGGTGGGTCGTGCGTCAGGTATTTATCTGACGGACAATCTGGGTTTGAGTGTCGCGGAAATGACTGAGTTGCGCCGCGAGTGCTTCCAGAACAAAGTTGACTTCATGATCGTCAAGAATACCTTCGCGCGCATCGTGTTGAAGGAAAAAGGCTACGAAGACATCCTGAATCTCTTGGACGGACCGACCGCCATCGCCATCGGCTATGACGATCCCGCTTCCCCGGCGCGCATTTTGGACAAGTTCGCCTCCACCCACGAGCGGCTGAAACTAAAGGGTATTATCTTCGACGGCAAGATTATGCCGGCCTCGCAGATTACCGCTATCAAGGATCTGCCGACCCGCGAGCAGGCGCTTTCCGGGTTGATCGCAGCGATCTATGGCCCGGTGCAGGGATTCTACAATGTGATCAACGCCGTGCTTCGCGATTTTGTGTCGGTTATCGACCAAATCGCGGAAAAGAAGCAGGGCTGA